From a single Candidatus Eremiobacteraceae bacterium genomic region:
- a CDS encoding GMC family oxidoreductase encodes MTIGDFTDRESATLDALLATFAPPDADRSIAGEALRTALRRLAPHRLAKIRTLIGMLDGPLLTFALSGRWQSFASLDLRSRERVLLAMADSRLAQLRMGFQVFKRLCGFVTYAATDEAGANPLWPSIGYPGSRSDIRTISDLTVVEAAGDIDCDVVVVGSGAGGGVAAALFSQAGRRVVVLEAGPAPDTIASMQREADAFGSLYLESGLCATDDLSISVLAGSCIGGGTTVNWCTSLRLTDKVARQWSEASGGIDFSTSLAGPYQAVSERLGITTTHLHNENNAALLRGARSLGWPHSEIPRNASHCGDGCGYCGFGCAYGNKRSTAQTYLRDAVAAGASIVAGARVERIIIKNRRAAGVEATLTDGRQMHVRASTVVLGAGSLRSPGILRRSGVESPHLGKHLRLHPTTAIFAEFDEPVEMWHGPMQTIVCDKFEDIDDGYGAKFEAVPAHPGLAASAIAWRSQESHAAVMARLRNAAALIVLTRDRGEGSVSDDGRDDVRYRVDSFDGSHMLAALAGLVRLAFSAGARSVTTLHTDPIELERRRASDKNLTSFARTLHARGVAPNRLAVYSAHQMGTCRMHRDPAQGVVDETGRVHGVEGLIVVDASVFPLSSSVNPMLTIMALAHRSATQNLSA; translated from the coding sequence GTGACGATCGGCGATTTCACCGACCGAGAATCAGCGACTCTCGATGCGTTGCTTGCGACGTTTGCGCCGCCGGACGCGGACCGTTCCATCGCGGGCGAGGCGCTTCGCACTGCGCTGCGCCGATTAGCTCCCCACCGGCTCGCGAAGATCCGCACTCTCATCGGCATGCTCGATGGACCGCTGCTGACGTTCGCGCTGAGCGGCAGATGGCAATCGTTCGCGTCGCTCGATCTTCGCAGTCGCGAGCGCGTCTTGCTCGCGATGGCCGACAGTCGGCTCGCACAACTGCGGATGGGTTTTCAGGTGTTCAAGCGGTTGTGCGGCTTCGTCACGTACGCTGCGACCGATGAGGCCGGCGCAAATCCGCTTTGGCCGTCAATCGGTTACCCAGGCTCGCGGTCGGACATCCGTACGATTTCGGATCTTACAGTCGTTGAGGCCGCCGGCGATATCGACTGCGACGTCGTCGTCGTCGGGTCTGGTGCCGGAGGCGGCGTTGCCGCGGCGCTCTTCTCGCAAGCGGGCCGTCGGGTCGTCGTACTCGAGGCGGGACCTGCACCCGACACTATCGCATCGATGCAGCGCGAGGCCGACGCGTTCGGTTCTCTCTATCTCGAGTCGGGCTTGTGCGCGACCGACGACCTTTCGATCTCGGTGCTTGCCGGCTCATGCATCGGCGGCGGCACGACGGTGAATTGGTGCACGTCGCTCCGGTTGACCGACAAAGTGGCCCGACAGTGGTCAGAGGCCTCCGGCGGGATCGACTTCAGCACATCGCTTGCCGGTCCGTACCAGGCCGTGAGCGAGCGACTCGGCATCACAACGACTCATCTCCACAACGAGAACAACGCCGCCTTGCTGCGCGGCGCGAGATCGCTCGGGTGGCCGCATTCCGAGATCCCGAGAAATGCGTCGCATTGCGGCGATGGCTGCGGTTATTGCGGATTCGGATGCGCGTACGGCAACAAGCGCTCGACCGCTCAGACGTATCTTCGTGACGCCGTCGCCGCCGGCGCGAGCATCGTCGCCGGTGCGCGCGTCGAGCGCATCATTATCAAAAATAGACGCGCTGCCGGCGTCGAAGCGACCCTTACCGACGGCAGGCAGATGCATGTCCGAGCGTCGACGGTCGTCTTAGGTGCCGGCAGTTTACGTTCGCCTGGCATCCTCCGTCGCAGCGGCGTCGAGTCGCCGCACCTCGGCAAGCACCTACGCCTTCATCCGACGACCGCTATCTTCGCCGAATTCGACGAACCGGTCGAGATGTGGCACGGACCGATGCAGACGATCGTCTGCGACAAGTTCGAGGATATCGACGACGGGTACGGTGCGAAGTTCGAAGCGGTGCCCGCCCACCCTGGCCTTGCGGCCTCTGCGATAGCTTGGCGATCGCAAGAGTCGCACGCCGCGGTCATGGCGCGACTTCGTAACGCAGCGGCGCTCATCGTATTGACCCGCGATCGCGGCGAAGGCTCGGTAAGCGACGACGGCCGCGATGACGTCCGTTATCGCGTCGACTCATTCGACGGTTCCCACATGCTCGCGGCGCTCGCCGGGCTCGTCCGCCTCGCCTTTTCGGCGGGAGCTCGTTCGGTCACGACGCTCCACACCGATCCGATCGAGCTCGAGCGCCGCCGCGCGTCCGATAAGAATCTTACGTCGTTCGCACGCACGCTGCACGCACGGGGCGTTGCGCCGAACCGGCTCGCAGTCTACTCAGCGCATCAAATGGGAACGTGCCGGATGCATCGCGATCCCGCGCAGGGCGTCGTCGATGAGACCGGTCGAGTGCATGGCGTCGAGGGCTTGATAGTCGTGGACGCGTCGGTCTTCCCGCTATCGAGCAGCGTCAATCCGATGCTGACGATCATGGCGCTCGCACACCGGTCGGCGACACAAAATCTATCGGCCTAA
- a CDS encoding proline dehydrogenase family protein, which produces MALIADALNARPGLQRRLFFLARRFVPGETIDSAIQAVKQLNGYGLTATLDFLGEDVLNEREAVQTTQTYLEMIDRINASGVDSNVSVKLSAIGQAISEDLAVSNLERIIAKARPTGMFVRLDMEGSGTVDSTYRICDRARASYENVGPVVQAYLKRAADDVVRHIRSGVRVRLCKGAYKEPPELAYQKMSDIRRNYMDLARSLLSNGEYPGIATHDDSLIDGVLAYVREQKIPADRFEFQMLYGIRPERQRAIVAGGHRLRVYIPFGTHWAGYFARRLAERKENVFFVVRSLFSK; this is translated from the coding sequence ATGGCGCTCATCGCTGACGCTCTCAATGCGCGACCGGGCCTTCAACGCAGGTTGTTCTTCCTCGCGCGCCGCTTCGTGCCGGGCGAGACGATCGACAGCGCGATCCAAGCGGTCAAGCAGCTCAACGGGTACGGCCTCACCGCGACTCTCGATTTTCTCGGCGAAGACGTGCTCAACGAACGCGAAGCTGTGCAGACGACGCAGACGTACCTCGAGATGATTGACCGGATCAACGCATCGGGCGTCGATTCGAACGTCTCGGTGAAACTGAGCGCCATCGGACAAGCGATAAGCGAAGACCTCGCCGTTTCGAATCTCGAGCGGATCATCGCGAAGGCACGACCGACGGGCATGTTCGTCAGGCTCGACATGGAAGGCTCGGGAACCGTCGACTCGACGTATCGGATCTGCGATCGCGCGCGGGCGTCGTACGAAAACGTCGGACCGGTCGTCCAAGCTTACCTGAAGCGAGCGGCGGACGACGTCGTGCGCCACATCAGGTCCGGCGTTCGCGTTCGACTCTGCAAAGGCGCCTACAAAGAGCCGCCCGAGCTCGCATATCAGAAGATGTCGGACATACGGCGCAACTACATGGATCTCGCCCGCTCGCTCCTTTCGAACGGGGAATATCCGGGGATCGCGACGCACGACGACAGCTTGATCGATGGCGTCCTCGCCTATGTGAGAGAGCAGAAAATCCCGGCCGATCGCTTCGAGTTCCAGATGCTCTACGGCATCCGGCCGGAGAGACAACGCGCGATCGTAGCCGGCGGTCATCGGCTGCGCGTCTACATCCCCTTCGGCACGCACTGGGCCGGGTATTTCGCACGACGTCTCGCCGAGCGAAAAGAGAACGTATTTTTCGTCGTGCGCAGTCTGTTCTCGAAGTGA
- a CDS encoding class II fumarate hydratase, translated as MRTDMSVNGNPKTRTEKDSMGEMQVPVDALYGASTQRAVLNFPISDLRYPRRFIRALGQVKLAAAETNSELGLVDREITSAIAEAARDVIDGKLDAQFVVDIFQTGSGTSTNMNANEVIAHLAASKKKTEKKIHPNDHVNFGQSSNDVIPTATHVAAASAMNEDLIPSLERLKTSLDKKSKEFWGIIKTGRTHLQDATPIRLGQEFLGYSGQVERGIARARAAIAELSEVALGGTAVGTGINTHPQFSHKACARLAHMTGLPIHETMNHFQAQSTLDNCVAASGALKTIAVSLTKIANDIRWLGSGPRAGIGELDLPAVQPGSSIMPGKVNPVICESVLMACAQVIGNDAAIAVGGQSGNFEINLTMPIVAYDLLQSISILANASKNLAAQCVDGLKATSRGPEMVERGLAMCTSLAPIIGYDAAAAIAKEAAKTGKTIREVAREQTKLSEQELAKILDPALMCEPSADRVGAGGG; from the coding sequence ATGAGGACTGACATGAGCGTCAACGGCAACCCGAAGACCCGAACCGAAAAAGACTCGATGGGCGAGATGCAAGTCCCCGTCGACGCACTGTATGGAGCGAGCACGCAGCGCGCCGTGCTCAACTTCCCGATCAGCGACCTGCGCTACCCGCGGCGCTTCATCCGCGCGCTCGGTCAAGTCAAGCTCGCTGCGGCCGAGACGAATTCGGAGCTCGGGCTCGTCGATCGCGAGATAACCTCGGCGATCGCCGAGGCGGCTCGCGACGTCATCGACGGCAAGCTCGACGCGCAGTTCGTCGTCGACATCTTTCAGACGGGTTCGGGCACCTCGACGAACATGAACGCGAACGAGGTCATCGCGCACCTCGCGGCGTCGAAGAAGAAAACAGAGAAGAAGATCCACCCGAACGATCACGTCAACTTCGGACAGTCGAGCAACGACGTCATCCCGACGGCGACGCACGTCGCGGCGGCGAGCGCGATGAACGAAGACCTCATCCCCTCGCTCGAGAGGCTGAAGACCTCGCTCGATAAGAAGTCAAAAGAGTTCTGGGGCATCATCAAGACCGGGCGCACGCATCTGCAAGACGCGACGCCGATCCGCCTTGGGCAAGAATTTCTCGGTTACAGCGGTCAGGTCGAACGCGGCATCGCGCGTGCCAGGGCGGCGATCGCCGAGTTGAGTGAGGTCGCGCTCGGCGGCACGGCGGTCGGCACCGGTATCAATACGCACCCGCAGTTCTCACACAAGGCGTGCGCGAGGCTCGCCCATATGACGGGCCTGCCGATCCACGAGACGATGAACCACTTCCAAGCCCAGTCGACCCTCGACAACTGCGTCGCCGCGAGCGGGGCGCTCAAGACGATCGCCGTTTCGCTGACGAAGATCGCGAACGACATCCGGTGGCTCGGTTCAGGGCCTCGCGCGGGCATCGGGGAGCTCGATCTGCCGGCCGTGCAGCCGGGATCGTCGATCATGCCGGGCAAGGTCAATCCGGTGATCTGCGAGTCGGTGCTCATGGCATGTGCGCAAGTGATCGGGAACGATGCTGCCATCGCCGTCGGCGGTCAGAGCGGCAACTTCGAAATCAACCTGACGATGCCGATCGTCGCCTACGACCTCCTGCAATCGATTTCGATACTCGCGAATGCGTCGAAGAATCTCGCCGCGCAGTGCGTCGACGGGTTGAAGGCGACATCGCGCGGACCCGAGATGGTCGAGCGCGGGCTTGCGATGTGCACGTCGCTGGCGCCGATCATCGGCTACGACGCCGCCGCGGCGATCGCGAAGGAAGCCGCGAAGACCGGCAAGACGATCCGCGAGGTCGCACGCGAACAGACGAAGCTGTCGGAGCAGGAGCTCGCGAAGATCCTTGATCCGGCGCTCATGTGCGAGCCGAGCGCGGATCGCGTCGGCGCCGGCGGGGGCTAG
- a CDS encoding GGDEF domain-containing protein yields MDQATAPPLAPETDSATLGWAGVWGGFTVMAIAAILALSAWTSSYPASGAFVSAIGAVTAVAYLATAFLLSNRLVISRSPALVLLAAAYIICGIAIGAYTVTYPGVAPEWWPFGPAASRWFWVVWHGAAALGIIGFIALDDEWTSRRALEIPDAGARNVVTRVFLRDAGAFMRGPLLLAVILVCGSAVWLWRDPSLFKSWFGATVLPPVWVATLLFLWLVAIGLLAVALRRDSIVRAWLVLAATASFADVIAVSWSNGPSTIGWYFSQACGVVAAIVLPIVLLADLRKKLLAGEASSTLDPSLTDQQTGFANRQGLVIQLGRIAQLAAVDRSGLTVAVVEVPDAADAAPMMRRLFRASDIVGRTAEREFGIILTPGSRPSLGWLKRRLGDDERLRVGMTVVDPTGPRPVGDLLDEALSQARENVKEIDSHSPPSEPIAV; encoded by the coding sequence ATGGATCAGGCAACGGCGCCACCGCTCGCGCCCGAAACGGATTCCGCGACGCTGGGGTGGGCCGGGGTCTGGGGCGGCTTCACCGTCATGGCGATCGCCGCCATTCTCGCGCTCTCAGCCTGGACTTCGTCGTATCCGGCATCCGGTGCGTTCGTTTCGGCGATCGGAGCCGTAACGGCCGTCGCGTATCTCGCGACGGCATTCTTGCTGTCGAACCGCCTAGTCATCAGCCGCTCGCCAGCGCTCGTCTTGCTGGCCGCCGCGTACATCATCTGCGGCATCGCGATCGGCGCGTACACCGTGACGTATCCGGGCGTCGCGCCTGAGTGGTGGCCGTTCGGACCGGCGGCGTCGAGATGGTTCTGGGTCGTGTGGCATGGCGCCGCCGCGCTCGGCATCATCGGATTCATCGCGCTCGACGACGAGTGGACGAGCAGACGCGCGCTCGAGATCCCCGATGCCGGAGCTCGCAATGTCGTCACCCGGGTGTTCTTGCGCGACGCGGGCGCGTTCATGCGCGGTCCGCTTCTGCTCGCGGTCATACTCGTCTGCGGCTCGGCGGTGTGGCTGTGGCGAGATCCCTCGTTGTTCAAGTCGTGGTTCGGTGCGACCGTGCTGCCGCCGGTATGGGTCGCGACGCTCTTGTTCTTGTGGCTCGTCGCGATCGGGTTGCTCGCAGTCGCGCTGCGTCGCGACAGCATCGTTCGCGCATGGCTCGTTCTCGCCGCGACCGCGTCGTTCGCCGACGTCATCGCCGTCTCGTGGTCGAACGGGCCATCGACGATCGGCTGGTACTTTTCGCAGGCGTGCGGCGTCGTCGCCGCGATCGTCTTGCCGATCGTGCTGCTCGCCGATCTTCGCAAGAAGCTGCTCGCAGGCGAAGCGAGCTCGACGCTCGATCCCTCATTGACCGATCAGCAGACCGGCTTTGCCAACCGGCAAGGTTTGGTCATACAGCTCGGCCGCATCGCTCAGCTCGCCGCGGTCGACCGTTCAGGCTTGACCGTAGCGGTCGTCGAGGTGCCGGATGCTGCCGATGCGGCTCCGATGATGCGCCGGCTGTTCCGCGCGTCCGACATCGTCGGACGTACCGCCGAGCGAGAATTCGGCATCATCTTGACGCCCGGATCGAGGCCTTCGCTCGGCTGGCTTAAGCGCCGCCTCGGCGACGACGAACGGCTGCGCGTCGGCATGACGGTCGTCGATCCGACCGGGCCGCGGCCCGTCGGTGATCTCCTCGACGAAGCGCTCTCGCAAGCGCGCGAAAACGTCAAGGAGATCGATTCGCACTCTCCGCCCTCCGAACCGATCGCCGTCTAA
- a CDS encoding NAD(P)-dependent oxidoreductase has product MERIGLIGVGAMGEPMGASLLRAGFPLCVSAHRSRERVERLVKAGAAEAPDPAAVAERSDVVITMVPDSPQVEDALFGERGAATTMNKGTLAIDMSTISPLATRAFHARLAKQGVQLVDAPVSGGPSRATTGELTIMAGGDQAAFDKCEHILRAMGTPTYLGGPGMGETVKLVNQIIIATIMIANVEGLVFAKKAGADIADVRSVLATATANNYLLEKWLPQTWFAGKRDGGFALDLLRKDLNAALDAARQMGLGLPSSGLTYQLFTAASGAGHGREDYSAVSALYEELAQVKVS; this is encoded by the coding sequence ATGGAACGTATAGGCCTCATCGGCGTCGGCGCGATGGGCGAACCGATGGGTGCATCGCTGCTGCGCGCGGGCTTCCCGCTGTGCGTCAGCGCACACCGTTCGCGGGAGCGGGTTGAACGTCTTGTGAAAGCCGGCGCGGCTGAGGCGCCGGATCCGGCGGCAGTCGCCGAGCGCTCGGATGTCGTCATCACGATGGTGCCCGACTCGCCACAAGTCGAAGACGCCTTGTTCGGCGAGCGCGGCGCGGCGACGACGATGAACAAAGGTACCCTCGCGATCGACATGTCGACGATCTCGCCGCTCGCTACGCGCGCATTCCACGCGCGCCTCGCGAAGCAAGGCGTCCAGCTCGTCGACGCGCCGGTCTCAGGCGGCCCGAGCCGTGCGACGACCGGCGAGCTGACCATCATGGCCGGCGGCGATCAGGCCGCGTTCGACAAGTGCGAGCACATCTTGCGCGCGATGGGAACACCGACGTACCTCGGCGGACCTGGGATGGGCGAGACGGTCAAGCTCGTCAACCAGATCATCATCGCGACGATCATGATCGCCAATGTCGAGGGTCTCGTCTTCGCGAAGAAGGCCGGCGCGGATATCGCCGACGTCCGCTCGGTGCTCGCGACGGCCACGGCGAACAACTATCTGCTCGAGAAGTGGCTGCCGCAGACGTGGTTCGCGGGCAAGCGCGACGGCGGCTTTGCGCTCGATCTTCTCCGCAAGGATCTGAACGCCGCTCTCGACGCCGCCAGGCAGATGGGCCTCGGCCTGCCGTCGTCGGGCCTGACGTACCAGCTCTTCACCGCCGCGAGCGGCGCGGGTCACGGCCGCGAAGACTACAGTGCCGTGTCGGCGCTCTACGAAGAACTCGCACAAGTCAAGGTCAGCTGA
- a CDS encoding carboxymuconolactone decarboxylase family protein yields the protein MPPNIEEFNAYRRKMNEKILACGHLGISRFFNLDTRAYEDGALPGKTKELLGLVASLVLRCDDCITYHIGQCVAQGVTDEEFYDTFNVGLVVGGSIVIPHMRRAFDTLEQLRGA from the coding sequence ATGCCGCCGAACATCGAAGAATTCAACGCCTATCGCCGCAAGATGAACGAGAAGATCCTCGCGTGCGGGCATCTCGGCATCAGCCGCTTCTTCAACCTCGACACACGCGCGTACGAAGACGGCGCGCTACCGGGCAAGACGAAGGAGCTGCTCGGGCTCGTCGCATCGCTCGTGTTGCGTTGCGACGACTGCATCACGTATCACATCGGACAGTGCGTCGCCCAAGGCGTCACCGACGAAGAGTTCTACGACACGTTCAACGTCGGCCTCGTCGTCGGCGGCTCGATCGTCATCCCGCACATGCGCCGCGCGTTCGACACGCTCGAGCAGCTGCGAGGAGCGTGA
- a CDS encoding alcohol dehydrogenase catalytic domain-containing protein, with translation MRQAHLTAPRTIEWRESNAPKPGRGELLVRIRAALTCGTDLKTYRRGHPKLAYGPFGHEASGDVIAVGKDVDRFAVGDPVMWVQTAPCGACEKCARGFENLCEHLFDDIALGAYGDELLLPAKVVRQNVYRKPEKLSYIEAAFLEPFSCVVHGWNVLRRADARRPLPPDVTIIGAGTIGLLHLIYAVRAGVNATVIARGAQRSELAASLGAKTVIEAEDTKTVDALAGSAGAVFECAGTQSTWTLAAALARPGGRVVLFSGLPSGAVAQFDAAKIHYGEIALLGAFHFTPADVREAYELLGRGGIDVKPLVSGVEKMDDIIDVFERLDRREGHKFALVPDGEDPRWT, from the coding sequence TTGCGTCAAGCCCATCTCACGGCGCCCCGGACGATCGAGTGGCGTGAGTCGAACGCGCCGAAACCCGGACGTGGCGAACTGCTCGTGCGCATCCGAGCCGCGCTCACGTGCGGCACGGATCTCAAGACGTATCGCCGAGGTCATCCGAAACTCGCCTATGGGCCGTTCGGCCACGAGGCATCGGGCGACGTCATCGCGGTCGGCAAAGACGTCGATCGATTCGCCGTCGGCGATCCGGTCATGTGGGTCCAGACCGCGCCGTGCGGCGCGTGCGAGAAGTGCGCGCGCGGCTTCGAGAACCTGTGCGAGCATCTCTTCGACGACATCGCGCTCGGCGCGTATGGCGACGAGCTGCTGCTGCCGGCGAAAGTCGTCAGACAGAACGTCTACAGAAAACCCGAAAAGCTTTCGTACATAGAAGCGGCGTTCTTAGAGCCGTTTTCGTGCGTCGTGCACGGCTGGAACGTGCTACGGCGCGCCGATGCCCGGCGTCCGCTGCCGCCCGACGTCACGATCATCGGCGCGGGAACGATCGGCTTGCTCCATCTCATCTACGCCGTTCGAGCCGGCGTCAACGCGACCGTGATCGCTCGGGGCGCGCAGCGGAGCGAGCTCGCGGCATCGCTGGGAGCGAAGACCGTCATCGAGGCGGAAGACACGAAAACCGTCGACGCGCTCGCCGGCAGCGCCGGCGCAGTGTTCGAGTGCGCGGGTACGCAGTCGACATGGACCCTCGCCGCCGCGCTCGCACGCCCGGGCGGTCGCGTCGTTCTCTTCAGCGGCTTGCCGTCGGGTGCCGTCGCGCAGTTCGATGCGGCGAAGATCCATTACGGCGAGATCGCTTTGCTCGGAGCCTTCCACTTCACACCGGCCGATGTCCGCGAGGCATACGAGCTCCTCGGGCGCGGCGGCATCGATGTCAAGCCGCTCGTATCCGGCGTCGAGAAAATGGATGATATCATCGACGTCTTCGAGCGGCTCGACCGTCGCGAAGGCCACAAGTTCGCGCTCGTGCCTGACGGCGAGGACCCTCGATGGACGTGA
- a CDS encoding alcohol dehydrogenase catalytic domain-containing protein: MDVTRAAMYDRDGSISIREIELPQMNDGEALVRITACGICPGEAMDWYVARKAPFVLGHEPVGIVEAIGAGVDRLRKGDRVFIHHHAPCMTCKWCERGDYVQCETWRPARLVPGGMSERAVVQAQSVAVDMLTLPDAVDDDVATFVEPLATVVKSLDRAGDVRGRSVLVIGLGVMGLLHVMLAGRRDAALIIGVDGVDIRRAKALSIGAHAVFAPSEAVARVKEATGGGADVVVVGPGSTAAMDAAAASVAPGGTIVLFTPLPPGERWGIPVNDLFFKDVRITHSYSAGPGDTRKALELLENGLPVADLITHRLPLTDVRNAYDLVRDAGEALKVIVYPQRS, translated from the coding sequence ATGGACGTGACCCGCGCCGCGATGTACGACCGCGACGGGTCGATCTCGATCCGCGAAATCGAACTGCCGCAGATGAACGACGGCGAAGCGCTCGTCCGCATCACCGCGTGCGGCATCTGTCCGGGCGAAGCGATGGATTGGTACGTCGCCCGCAAAGCGCCGTTCGTCCTCGGACACGAGCCGGTCGGTATCGTCGAGGCGATCGGAGCGGGCGTCGATCGACTGAGAAAAGGCGACCGCGTCTTCATCCACCATCATGCGCCGTGCATGACATGTAAGTGGTGCGAGCGCGGCGACTACGTTCAGTGCGAGACGTGGCGACCGGCGCGGCTCGTTCCCGGGGGCATGTCCGAGCGAGCGGTCGTCCAAGCGCAAAGCGTCGCCGTGGACATGCTCACGTTGCCCGACGCGGTCGATGACGACGTCGCCACGTTCGTCGAGCCGCTTGCGACCGTCGTCAAGTCGCTCGATCGAGCCGGCGACGTCCGAGGCCGTTCGGTGCTCGTCATCGGGCTCGGCGTCATGGGCTTGCTTCACGTCATGCTCGCAGGGCGACGCGACGCGGCGCTCATCATCGGCGTCGACGGCGTCGACATCCGTCGCGCAAAGGCGCTTTCGATCGGTGCGCATGCCGTGTTCGCGCCCAGCGAGGCAGTTGCTCGCGTCAAGGAAGCGACCGGCGGCGGCGCGGACGTCGTCGTCGTCGGCCCGGGTTCGACGGCAGCGATGGATGCCGCAGCCGCCTCGGTCGCGCCCGGCGGCACGATCGTCTTGTTCACGCCGCTTCCGCCAGGCGAGCGCTGGGGTATCCCGGTCAACGACTTGTTCTTCAAAGACGTGCGCATCACGCATTCGTACAGCGCAGGTCCTGGCGATACGCGCAAAGCGTTGGAATTGCTCGAAAACGGCCTACCGGTTGCCGATCTCATCACGCACCGGCTGCCGCTGACGGATGTGCGAAACGCATACGATCTGGTCCGCGACGCGGGTGAAGCGCTGAAGGTCATCGTATATCCACAGCGATCGTGA
- a CDS encoding cupin domain-containing protein — MKNAFSPDANSWSGIEPVGYRAGRRDEPGQGYRGVTKHVISGDRGEPSSFEVRYFEIEPGGYTRLEKHRHVHSVTIIRGRGYAVVGADIHPLGTFDHIYVGPMTMHQFVNDAAEPLGFICVVDAERDKPQPATDDEFADLSRSRALAGKIHR; from the coding sequence GTGAAGAACGCCTTCAGTCCCGATGCGAACAGCTGGTCAGGCATCGAGCCCGTCGGCTATCGGGCGGGCCGTCGAGACGAACCGGGTCAAGGCTATCGGGGCGTCACCAAGCACGTCATCTCCGGCGACCGCGGCGAGCCATCATCTTTCGAGGTCCGTTATTTTGAGATCGAGCCAGGCGGCTACACGCGGCTCGAAAAGCATCGCCACGTGCACTCGGTGACCATCATCCGCGGACGGGGCTACGCCGTCGTCGGCGCCGACATCCATCCGCTCGGGACGTTCGACCACATCTACGTCGGACCGATGACGATGCACCAGTTCGTCAACGACGCGGCCGAGCCGCTCGGCTTCATCTGCGTCGTCGACGCCGAACGCGACAAACCGCAGCCGGCGACCGACGACGAATTCGCCGATCTGTCGCGCTCCCGCGCGCTCGCGGGGAAGATCCACCGGTAG